A single window of Coleofasciculus sp. FACHB-1120 DNA harbors:
- a CDS encoding sigma-70 family RNA polymerase sigma factor, with protein sequence MQIPHFPESNHPIVKSLFHYSDQELLTLFQRHPEQGRFFIALFSRYSPIVYTLIQHLARSPVQADYLFALTWRHIYFELGGLDLRDVSGTGMLTFQNWLINITAVCINQAELPPVESIHYNLQAASPPLWCYVEQALERFPPMLRLMVLMAQTFNWSHTRIAAYLQAEGETISPAQVQVKLQEGYQLLEASLPEDIRTIYLVGGAKQSSKAEKQEASGAISYEL encoded by the coding sequence GTGCAAATTCCTCATTTCCCTGAAAGCAATCATCCGATTGTCAAATCGCTGTTTCATTACAGCGATCAGGAATTACTGACTTTGTTTCAGCGCCATCCGGAGCAGGGGCGCTTCTTCATAGCGCTTTTCAGTCGCTATAGTCCGATTGTTTATACCCTGATTCAGCATTTGGCGCGATCGCCTGTACAAGCAGACTACCTCTTCGCCCTCACCTGGCGGCACATCTACTTCGAGCTAGGCGGACTGGATTTGCGCGATGTTAGCGGGACTGGGATGCTAACTTTCCAGAACTGGCTGATTAACATTACCGCTGTATGTATCAACCAGGCAGAATTGCCACCCGTGGAGTCAATTCATTACAACCTACAAGCGGCTTCCCCGCCCCTGTGGTGTTATGTCGAGCAAGCGCTGGAGCGATTCCCGCCGATGCTGCGATTGATGGTGCTGATGGCGCAGACCTTCAACTGGAGTCATACGCGGATTGCCGCTTATCTCCAAGCAGAGGGAGAAACAATTTCTCCCGCACAGGTTCAAGTTAAGCTCCAGGAAGGGTATCAACTGTTAGAAGCTTCTTTACCAGAGGATATTCGCACAATTTATCTGGTAGGAGGAGCTAAACAATCGAGCAAAGCTGAGAAGCAAGAGGCAAGTGGAGCGATTAGCTATGAGTTATGA
- a CDS encoding tetratricopeptide repeat protein — MSYEERVLFFAAFAKPGKNRAQKNSANKLRLFSVSFIFLLFTFYLPSGAKAVSIDQQLNIPLNNGTQGYAREDADRLLRLGAQEELRGNLAKAIPYWIQALDIYQQLGDRQAIGLTYDYLGLTYARLGRYFEAEDALRRRLAVARDQPDFQGQIYGLNNVGTVLLQRGAVQAASVSFSEALRIAQSISSQAGEGLSLSNLGLAAANSGDYLQAIKRYEEALIFRRRGKDPLGEANTVNNLGDAYLALNQYRDAQISYRGALRLGRQTRDRSTQYRAIDGLVVIYSKLRQYQEGFELLDRRLTLAQESQNLRQELESLRLFAQLYQVSGNPVTARTFYQRAITLARTLGDEQEEALLLNNLAQIRIR, encoded by the coding sequence ATGAGTTATGAGGAGCGAGTCTTGTTTTTCGCAGCATTCGCCAAACCAGGCAAAAATCGGGCACAAAAAAACAGTGCTAATAAATTGAGACTTTTTTCTGTTTCTTTTATCTTTTTACTGTTTACTTTTTACTTGCCGAGCGGTGCCAAAGCCGTTAGTATTGACCAACAACTCAATATCCCCTTGAACAATGGCACCCAAGGATATGCGAGGGAAGATGCTGACCGACTGCTGCGATTGGGCGCACAGGAGGAACTGAGAGGGAACCTGGCGAAAGCAATTCCCTACTGGATACAAGCACTGGATATTTATCAACAACTAGGCGATAGGCAGGCAATCGGTCTTACCTATGATTATCTAGGTCTTACTTACGCCCGGTTGGGACGCTACTTTGAGGCGGAAGATGCCCTGCGACGCCGTTTGGCGGTTGCCCGCGACCAACCAGACTTCCAGGGGCAGATTTATGGCTTAAATAACGTCGGCACCGTTTTGCTGCAACGAGGTGCCGTGCAGGCGGCTTCAGTAAGCTTTTCTGAGGCACTCAGAATTGCCCAAAGTATCAGCAGCCAAGCTGGAGAAGGACTGTCGCTGAGTAATCTGGGTTTGGCGGCGGCGAATAGCGGCGATTATTTGCAAGCGATTAAACGTTACGAAGAAGCCTTGATTTTTCGGCGTCGCGGGAAAGACCCGCTGGGCGAGGCGAATACAGTGAATAATTTGGGAGATGCTTATCTGGCACTCAATCAATATCGGGATGCCCAGATTTCCTACCGTGGGGCGCTGAGATTGGGGCGGCAAACACGCGATCGCTCAACTCAATACCGAGCCATTGATGGTCTGGTAGTCATCTACAGCAAGCTTAGGCAGTATCAGGAGGGTTTTGAACTGCTCGATCGCCGCTTAACCTTGGCTCAGGAATCGCAAAACTTGCGGCAAGAACTAGAATCGCTCCGATTATTTGCTCAACTTTATCAGGTGAGCGGCAACCCTGTAACGGCGCGGACTTTCTACCAACGAGCGATTACTTTGGCGCGTACCCTTGGGGATGAGCAGGAAGAAGCACTTTTGCTCAACAATTTGGCTCAAATTCGGATTAGATAA